The following are from one region of the Stigmatella ashevillena genome:
- a CDS encoding ParB/RepB/Spo0J family partition protein, which yields MAAKKAATKARGTAVRKPRRKKAEPRSRGLSAAEVASEAATPPTELIQGIQQDGGEVLSVYRDPLGAHTVVFAALPIDKVEPTPYQRDLSEPHVKRLVGAMERLDRFLDPVIAVRKDGRYWTPNGNHRLHASKMLGAKAMVALVLPEEDVAYQILALNTEKAHNLKERSLEVIRMHRGLTGSRAGKETDFSHLFEEPAFITLGAAYEKRPRFSAGAYHPFVKRVESFLDLPLSEALRVREERSDALLTLDDEVIRIVTALKERGLQNPYLKNFVVARINFLRFKKDDSPAEFNPSVAKMLASARKFNVDKVNKDDISRMGGAGASEPDEE from the coding sequence ATGGCAGCGAAGAAGGCAGCCACGAAGGCCCGCGGAACGGCCGTCCGCAAGCCGCGCCGCAAGAAGGCCGAGCCGCGCTCCCGGGGCCTCTCGGCCGCGGAGGTCGCCAGCGAAGCCGCCACCCCTCCCACCGAGCTCATCCAGGGCATTCAGCAGGATGGGGGTGAAGTGCTCTCGGTCTACCGGGATCCGCTGGGCGCGCACACGGTGGTGTTCGCCGCGCTCCCCATCGACAAGGTCGAGCCCACGCCCTACCAGCGGGATCTGTCCGAGCCCCACGTGAAGCGGCTGGTGGGCGCCATGGAGCGGCTGGATCGCTTCTTGGACCCGGTCATCGCCGTTCGCAAGGACGGGCGCTACTGGACGCCCAATGGCAACCACCGCCTGCACGCCTCGAAGATGCTGGGCGCCAAGGCGATGGTGGCCCTCGTGCTCCCCGAGGAGGACGTGGCCTACCAGATCCTCGCCCTCAACACGGAGAAGGCACACAACCTCAAGGAACGCTCGCTGGAGGTCATCCGCATGCACCGGGGGCTGACGGGCTCCCGCGCGGGCAAGGAGACGGACTTCTCCCACCTCTTCGAGGAGCCCGCGTTCATCACCCTGGGCGCGGCCTATGAGAAGCGCCCTCGCTTCTCGGCGGGCGCCTACCATCCTTTCGTCAAACGGGTGGAAAGCTTCCTGGACCTGCCCCTGTCCGAGGCGCTTCGTGTCCGGGAGGAGCGGTCAGACGCATTGCTGACACTGGATGACGAGGTGATCCGGATCGTCACCGCGCTCAAGGAACGGGGCCTTCAAAACCCCTATCTGAAGAACTTCGTCGTCGCGCGCATCAACTTCCTGCGCTTCAAGAAGGACGACAGCCCAGCGGAGTTCAACCCGAGCGTGGCGAAGATGCTGGCCAGCGCCCGGAAGTTCAACGTCGACAAGGTGAACAAGGACGACATCTCCCGCATGGGCGGAGCGGGAGCCTCGGAACCAGACGAGGAGTAG
- a CDS encoding TldD/PmbA family protein, protein MTGYEQLAKKLVQSAKKKGAKQAEAFIEIGRQSSCRVREGEIEDLTQATSKGVGLRVITKDHRLGFAYTSDFEPSSLDGFVNRALQLAQAAAPNKLNGLPTGKELGKLGETGDLYDPEVANLAGDWKIKAALEIEKAGKAVDPRITTFDNVGAGDYVSEVYVASSEGMTAGYSGTYVYLFGSPVASENGQLQTSYWVDYKRFLADLDSPEAVGREAARRAVRMLGAKRAKTQQVPVLFDPLVAASFVNNIASTADGNAIYKNSSIFVSKLGKRLAPETVTVVDDGLLKRGLGTAPFDGEGVATRRTALLDKGVLRNYLYDSFTARKAKAKTTGNASRGYNSLPHIGTNNLYLEPGTRTPEELVREVKNGFYVTSMLGSGANPVTGEYSRGANGLWIENGELAHAVQEVTVAGNLLQMLQDLDGIGNDLQFRGSSGAPTLRFKQLTISGD, encoded by the coding sequence ATGACTGGCTACGAACAGCTCGCGAAGAAGCTCGTCCAAAGCGCGAAGAAGAAGGGCGCGAAACAAGCAGAGGCCTTCATCGAGATCGGCAGGCAGAGCAGCTGCCGGGTGCGCGAGGGGGAAATCGAGGACCTGACCCAGGCCACCAGCAAGGGCGTGGGCCTGCGGGTCATCACCAAGGATCACCGCCTGGGCTTCGCCTACACCTCGGACTTCGAACCCTCCTCTCTGGATGGCTTCGTGAACCGGGCACTGCAACTGGCCCAGGCCGCGGCCCCCAACAAGCTCAATGGCCTGCCCACCGGCAAGGAGTTGGGCAAGCTCGGGGAGACAGGAGACCTGTATGACCCGGAGGTGGCGAACCTGGCCGGGGACTGGAAGATCAAAGCCGCGCTGGAGATCGAAAAAGCGGGCAAGGCGGTGGACCCCCGCATCACCACGTTCGACAACGTGGGCGCCGGGGACTACGTCTCCGAGGTCTACGTGGCCTCCAGCGAAGGCATGACCGCAGGCTACTCGGGCACCTACGTGTACCTCTTCGGCTCGCCCGTGGCCTCCGAGAACGGCCAGCTCCAGACGAGCTACTGGGTGGACTACAAGCGCTTCCTGGCGGACCTGGACTCGCCCGAGGCGGTGGGGCGAGAGGCGGCCCGCCGCGCGGTGCGCATGCTCGGCGCGAAGCGGGCGAAGACCCAGCAGGTACCGGTCCTCTTTGATCCGCTCGTGGCCGCCTCCTTCGTGAACAACATCGCCTCGACGGCGGATGGCAACGCCATCTACAAGAACTCGAGCATCTTCGTCTCGAAGCTGGGCAAGCGGCTGGCGCCCGAGACCGTGACGGTGGTGGACGATGGCCTGCTGAAGCGAGGGCTGGGCACCGCCCCCTTTGATGGAGAAGGCGTGGCCACGCGACGCACCGCGTTGCTCGACAAGGGCGTGCTGCGAAACTACCTGTACGACTCGTTCACCGCGCGCAAAGCCAAGGCGAAAACGACGGGCAACGCCTCACGGGGCTACAACTCGCTGCCCCACATCGGGACGAACAACCTGTACCTGGAGCCGGGCACGCGAACACCGGAGGAACTGGTGCGCGAGGTGAAGAACGGCTTCTATGTCACCTCCATGCTGGGCAGCGGGGCGAACCCGGTGACGGGAGAGTACTCGCGGGGCGCCAACGGGCTGTGGATCGAAAACGGAGAGCTGGCCCACGCGGTGCAGGAAGTCACCGTGGCGGGCAACCTCCTCCAGATGCTCCAGGACCTGGACGGCATCGGCAATGACCTTCAGTTCCGCGGCTCGTCGGGCGCCCCCACCCTGCGTTTCAAGCAGCTCACCATCTCTGGCGATTGA
- a CDS encoding TldD/PmbA family protein, whose translation MPRASATTRKRPTPALLGPLSTRRTAPPPLLPQPLLERLLSVAMERGAEFAEVYVERALTTAVILEEARVKSAQTGLAQGVGVRVIAGAKVGYAYSDDLEEASLLRAARTAAMIAQGGGSEQSFKVSRAPSPTYYRVATPLADIEVARKADLVLRADKAARAFDARIKQVNGSYADVTKRIAVGNTLGHYSEDTQDLCRLSVQVMAEGKNKERRTGYYGGGGRVSFNHFDTFTPESVAREAARQAIATLGATECQAGPQTVVLAPGWSGILLHEAVGHGLEADFIRKGTSLFAGKVGQKVASDLVTVIDDGTVANSRGSINVDDEGAPGQHKVLIEKGVLKGYLYDQLNAKLMGQRSTGSGRRESFKHMPLPRMTNTYLAPGDHAPEDILKEVKRGLYCAHFGGGQVDITNGNFVFEVAEAYQIEDGKLGKPVKNAILIGVGPEALKNVTRVGCDPMPDPGLGTCGKDGQSLPVGVGLPTLRIDNMTVGGTKVA comes from the coding sequence ATGCCCCGTGCGTCGGCGACGACGAGAAAGCGCCCCACCCCGGCCCTGCTCGGCCCCCTGTCCACCCGGCGGACGGCGCCTCCCCCCTTGCTGCCCCAGCCATTGCTCGAGCGTCTGCTGTCGGTCGCGATGGAGCGTGGAGCGGAGTTCGCTGAAGTCTACGTCGAGCGGGCCCTCACCACGGCGGTCATCCTGGAAGAAGCGCGCGTCAAGAGCGCTCAGACAGGGCTGGCGCAAGGCGTGGGCGTCCGCGTCATCGCCGGAGCCAAGGTGGGCTACGCGTACTCGGATGACCTGGAAGAGGCATCCTTGCTGCGCGCGGCCCGCACGGCGGCGATGATCGCCCAAGGCGGCGGCTCCGAGCAGAGCTTCAAGGTCAGCCGGGCCCCCTCCCCGACCTACTACCGGGTGGCGACGCCCCTGGCGGACATCGAGGTCGCGCGCAAGGCGGATCTGGTGCTCCGGGCAGACAAGGCGGCGCGGGCGTTCGACGCGCGCATCAAACAGGTCAACGGCTCCTACGCGGATGTCACCAAGCGCATCGCCGTGGGCAACACCCTGGGCCACTACTCCGAGGACACCCAGGACCTGTGCCGCCTGTCCGTCCAGGTGATGGCCGAAGGCAAGAACAAGGAGCGGCGCACGGGCTACTACGGCGGGGGCGGACGGGTGTCCTTCAACCACTTCGACACCTTCACGCCCGAGAGCGTGGCCCGCGAGGCAGCCCGGCAAGCCATCGCCACGCTGGGCGCCACCGAGTGCCAGGCCGGCCCGCAAACGGTGGTGTTGGCCCCGGGTTGGAGCGGCATCCTCCTGCACGAAGCGGTGGGCCACGGCCTGGAGGCGGACTTCATCCGCAAGGGGACGTCCCTGTTCGCCGGCAAGGTGGGACAGAAGGTGGCCTCGGATCTGGTCACCGTCATCGACGATGGCACCGTGGCCAACAGCCGCGGCTCCATCAACGTGGATGACGAGGGCGCTCCGGGCCAGCACAAGGTCCTGATCGAAAAGGGCGTCCTCAAGGGCTACTTGTACGATCAGCTCAACGCGAAGCTGATGGGCCAGCGCTCCACGGGAAGTGGGCGGCGGGAGTCCTTCAAGCACATGCCACTGCCGCGCATGACGAATACCTACCTGGCCCCTGGAGACCACGCCCCCGAGGACATCCTCAAGGAGGTGAAGCGCGGCCTCTACTGCGCCCACTTCGGCGGCGGCCAGGTGGACATCACCAACGGCAACTTCGTCTTCGAGGTCGCCGAAGCCTACCAGATCGAAGATGGGAAGCTTGGCAAGCCGGTGAAGAACGCCATCCTCATCGGAGTAGGGCCCGAAGCTCTGAAGAACGTCACCCGCGTGGGGTGCGATCCCATGCCCGACCCGGGCCTGGGCACCTGCGGCAAGGACGGACAGAGCCTCCCGGTGGGCGTGGGACTGCCCACGCTGCGCATCGACAACATGACGGTCGGCGGAACGAAGGTCGCCTGA
- a CDS encoding OPT/YSL family transporter: MADALSSTPGSPRFGWLPAPGTWKFHLLLSAVAIFVLGPLGGIAASYMNFSLGFFVGGQVLAGILGSAVTYGYGPEGKHGANFMQTMAASVASMCAMGVLIQAMVWLGMPQPPAWHLMLFVGCVGMFGVGVGMLYTPLLVDRLQLDYPSGYAVANILRALTDKRLLKVSIAKLGSGTALGALVAGLTEASRALASLGVGASTVGAGMVVGSRVTVPALLGGLVGAALTSPLREWGWLGAEDPFRKIGFLGGLGMICGAAVVDLTLLARQAVDRVRNRAKAPADEVPAWKQVSFPKLFAWVAFWGVALVLVATQLLEQPLGFVLFGMALALIFVLINGIAYGISDQNPISSAFVVSVLLMSMLGLKNPLVGMMAASILLISTSVGCDMQQDRSTGWRLGTDRTLQFRYQVVGIVMGAVLCVGLARVFMSAYPVLAINQLDTPGASVGQWNSAMTYKLVGAIRSLGALSDHTLKALMVGLTLGFVLEVARKLLKRSERYTQYVKGSPRGRTVGWIMDSVVLASPYASSFGAFVNLSSAIWFGVGGIASSLFNAWTRRGPPQAAGSPGEGGETLPEDMSTTSLLGGGLIAGESLFFLILGIAGLVTLLG, encoded by the coding sequence ATGGCCGATGCCCTCTCGTCTACTCCTGGAAGTCCCCGCTTTGGTTGGTTGCCGGCTCCGGGTACCTGGAAGTTCCACCTGCTCTTGAGCGCGGTGGCCATCTTCGTGCTGGGGCCGCTGGGCGGTATCGCCGCCTCGTATATGAACTTCAGCCTGGGGTTCTTCGTGGGGGGGCAGGTGCTGGCGGGCATTCTCGGCAGTGCCGTCACCTACGGCTACGGTCCCGAGGGCAAGCACGGCGCCAACTTCATGCAGACGATGGCCGCCTCGGTGGCCTCCATGTGCGCCATGGGGGTGCTCATCCAGGCGATGGTGTGGCTGGGCATGCCGCAGCCGCCCGCCTGGCACCTGATGCTCTTCGTCGGGTGTGTGGGCATGTTTGGTGTGGGCGTGGGCATGCTCTACACGCCGTTGCTCGTGGACCGGTTGCAGCTGGATTACCCGTCGGGCTACGCGGTGGCCAACATCCTCCGGGCGCTCACCGACAAGCGGCTGTTGAAGGTCTCCATCGCCAAGCTGGGGAGCGGCACGGCCCTGGGCGCGTTGGTGGCGGGGCTCACCGAGGCATCGCGGGCCTTGGCGAGCCTGGGCGTGGGCGCGTCCACCGTGGGCGCGGGCATGGTGGTGGGCAGCCGCGTCACGGTGCCAGCCCTCCTGGGAGGCCTCGTGGGCGCGGCCCTCACGTCGCCCCTGCGTGAGTGGGGCTGGCTGGGCGCCGAGGATCCCTTTCGCAAGATCGGCTTTCTCGGTGGGTTGGGGATGATCTGTGGCGCCGCCGTGGTCGACTTGACCCTTCTGGCGAGGCAGGCGGTGGACCGGGTGCGCAACCGGGCGAAGGCTCCGGCGGACGAAGTGCCCGCGTGGAAGCAGGTGAGCTTTCCCAAGCTGTTCGCCTGGGTCGCCTTCTGGGGCGTGGCGTTGGTGCTGGTGGCCACACAGTTGCTGGAGCAGCCCCTGGGCTTCGTCCTCTTTGGAATGGCGTTGGCGCTGATCTTCGTGCTCATCAACGGCATCGCATACGGCATCTCCGACCAGAATCCCATTTCCAGCGCCTTCGTCGTCTCCGTGCTGCTGATGTCGATGCTGGGATTGAAGAACCCCTTGGTGGGGATGATGGCCGCGAGCATCCTGCTCATCAGCACGTCGGTCGGCTGTGACATGCAGCAGGACCGTTCCACGGGCTGGCGTCTGGGCACGGACCGCACACTTCAGTTCCGCTACCAGGTGGTGGGCATCGTGATGGGCGCGGTGCTGTGTGTGGGATTGGCGCGCGTCTTCATGAGCGCCTACCCGGTGCTGGCCATCAACCAGCTCGACACGCCGGGCGCGAGTGTGGGGCAGTGGAATTCGGCGATGACGTACAAGCTCGTGGGCGCCATCCGGAGCCTGGGGGCTTTGTCGGACCACACGCTGAAGGCGCTGATGGTGGGGCTCACGTTGGGATTCGTGCTGGAGGTGGCGCGCAAGCTGCTCAAGCGCAGCGAGCGTTACACGCAGTATGTGAAGGGCTCGCCCAGGGGCCGCACGGTGGGGTGGATCATGGACTCGGTGGTGCTGGCCAGTCCCTATGCCTCGTCATTTGGCGCCTTCGTCAACCTGTCGTCGGCCATCTGGTTCGGCGTGGGAGGCATTGCCTCCTCGCTCTTCAACGCGTGGACTCGGCGGGGCCCACCCCAGGCGGCTGGCAGTCCAGGAGAAGGGGGGGAGACGCTTCCCGAGGACATGAGCACGACCTCCTTGCTGGGAGGAGGCCTCATCGCGGGCGAGTCGCTCTTCTTCCTCATCTTGGGGATCGCCGGTCTGGTAACCCTGTTGGGCTGA